The Candidatus Hepatincola sp. Av genome contains the following window.
CAAATACTGCTAAACTAGCAAAATATTACCCTACAGATGTTTTAGTTACTGCCTTTGATATTATTTTCTTCTGGGTAGCAAGAATGCTTATGTTTGGTACTTTTTTTATGAAACAAATACCTTTTAAAACAGTCTATATTCATGCTTTAGTGCGTGATTCCAAAGGGCAGAAGATGTCAAAATCTAAAGGTAATGTTATAGATCCTTTAGATATTATGGAAAAGTATGGTACAGATGCTTTAAGATTCACACTACTTTATTATTCAGGGCAAGGGCGAGATATTGCTCTATCAGAACAAACAATTGAAGGGTATAGGAATTTTGTAACTAAAATTTGGAATTCTTTTAAATTCTCTTTAAATAAAGGCTGTTATTTTAATAATTCTTTTAATCCTGAATTGGTTACCTTAGACGCTAATAAGTGGATTTTAAACAAAATCAAGCAATTATCTAATGAAATACCACAAGCCTACGATAATTATAAATTTAATGAAATTGCTATTTTAAATTATAATTTTATTTGGAAAAATTATTGTGATTGGTATTTAGAGTTGGTAAAGCCTATTTTAAATGATTCTAATAAACAACAATACCATACTGAAATTCAAGAAACTATGGGCTTTGTGTTAGATGGTATGCTAAAAATTTTGCATCCACTAATGCCTTTTATTACTGAATACTTATTTAATGTACTGCACAAACAAGAAGGTTTAGCTTACCAAAACTTTCCTACATATAATTTTCCATTTTTTAAAGAAGATACAAACTTAGTAATTAATTTTATTAGTAAAATTAGAAGTTTACGAGCAGACCTTAATATTCCTTATTCTACTAAGTTAGAGGTATTTATTGAAAAAGATAAGCCAAGTTATTTAATAAACAATACAGATACTATTCTTAATTTAGCTAAATTAAGTAAAATAAAATATCAAAACCTTTTAGATTCGCAAATTAAAGATGTAGTAAATGGTACTACAATTGGTATCTCCTTAGAAGGTATATTAGATGTTGCTAAAGAAGTAGCAAGACTTTCTAAAAAAAGGGAATCACTGTTATTAGAACATAAGGTAATTTTAGAAAAATTAGAAAATGAAACTTTCACTATTAAAGCTCCACAAGAGGTTGTCTTGAAGTTTAAAAATAGAAAACTAGAAATTCAAAAAAATCTTCAAAAAATTACAAATATTTTAGAAAAATTACAATAATAAATTTATAAATGGTTAATTTTTTTATAAAAATAGGTAAAATTTTCACATTGTGAATTTAAAAAATATGTTATAATTAACTATTAAAATAATTTAATTTTAGGTCTTAAAAAATGGAATTTGCAGATATACATAATACCTCTTATTTATTTGAATATGTATCTGTATTACTTTTTATAGCAGTTGCTTTTGGTATTATTATTTTAGCTGTTGTATCATCTTTTTTAATTGTGCCCCAAAAGCCTTATAGTAATAAACTTTCTCCTTATGAATGTGGTATGGAAGCTTTTGAAGATGCTAGAAAACAATTTGATATTCGTTTTTACTTAATAGCTGTGTTATTTATAATTTTTGATCTAGAAATAATTTTCATGTATCCGTGGGCTTTATCTTTTTTACAGTTATCTACTTATGGTTTTCTTTCTATGATTATTTTTACAGGATTCTTAGGAATTAGCTTTGTTTATGAGTGGAAAAAAGGAGCATTACAGTGAAATTAGCTAATAAAGATATGCAAGATGATTTGCTAAAACAAATTCCCGAGGTAAAAAATCCTAATTTTTTAGTTGGTCAGATAGACTATATTGTTAATCTTATTCGTTCAAACTCAATATGGCCAATGACCTTTGGTTTAGCTTGTTGTGCTATTGAAATGATGCACGCCTACACCGCTAGGTACGATCTAGATAGGTTTGGTTCCATGCCACGTCCTAGTCCTAGGCAGTCTGATGTTATTATTGTAGCAGGAACATTAACTAATAAAATGGCAGCTGCATATCGGCGAGTTTACGACCAAATGGCAGAGCCAAGGTATGTTATTTCTATGGGCTCATGTGCTAATAGTGGAGGTTATTACCATTATTCTTATTCTGTAGTAAGAGGTTGCGATAGAGTTACTCCTGTAGATATTTATGTTCCTGGTTGCCCCCCAACCCCCGAGGCCTTGTTATACGGTTTGTTGCAATTACAAAAAAAAATTAGAAGAACTGGTAAACTATGGCGGTAAATATGGCATCATACTACATTCCTAGTGAATCGCAATTAGAAAAATTAACTAAGTTGGCTCAACATTTTAATACGACATATAATGATGTGCTGATTGGGGAATCTTTTATTAATACCGATCAACTAATTATTCAAATCCATAAAGATAATCTTTTAAAATTTTTAGAAAAATTAAAAATCACATATGGTTTTCAACAATTAATAGATATTATAGGAGTAGATTACCCCGCTAAAGTAGAACGCTTTGAGGTGATCTATAATTTATTAAATTTAAGTAGTAATTTAAGAGTTATGGTAAAAACCTTTGTAGGAGAACAAGATTATTTAGAATCTTGTTCAAAGCTTTATACAAATTCCGACTGGCTTGAACGGGAAATATGGGATATGTTTGGTATATATTTTAAAAATCATAAAGATCTACGAAGAATTTTAACAGACTTTGGTTTTGAAGGGCACCCTTTAAGAAAAGATTTTCCTCTTGTAGGTTTTAGTGAAATATATTTTGATGAAATAAATAAAAACGTAGCATACAAGCCTGTAGAATTAGATGCAGAATATCGGGATTATGATTACCAAAACCCTTGGTTAAAAGATATTGAAGTAGATACATTTAAGCATTTACAGGAAAAAGATAAAGTAATGAAAAAATTGGATGATTAACTATTTCATTATAGGTAAATTAAATAAACTGGTTATTTTATGGATAGTATAAAAATAAAAAATACAACATTAAATTTTGGTCCACAGCACCCATCTTCCCATGGTGTTTTAAGAATGGTTTTAGAGTTAGATGGGGAACTAGTAAAAAGGGTAGAGCCTCATATTGGGCAGTTGCATCGTGGTACTGAAAAATTAATGGAAAATAAAACTTATACTCAAAACATTCCATTTATGGATCGTTTAGATTATGTTGCGGCTTTTAATTACGAACATGGCTTAGTATTAACGGTAGAAAAATTATTACAATTATCTATTCCTAAGAGGGCTAAATATTTAAGAGTTCTTTTTTTAGAATTAAATAGAATTGCAAGGCATATATTTGCAATTGGTGCTCATGCTATGGATACAGGAGCTATGACTCCTATGGTATGGGGCTTTGAAAGTCGGGATCAAATCATGGAATTTTTTGAGGCAACCACCGGAGCTAGAATGCATGTTAATTATATGCGAGTTGGTGGTGTAGCGGTTGATGTTCCAGCAGGGCTATTAGAGGCTATAGAAAAGTGGACATACAAGTTTGAAAAAGATTTTGCCGATGCAATTAATTTAGTTCGTGATAATAGAATATTTAAGCAAAGAACAGTTGATATTGGTGTAATCACTAAAGAACAAGCCCTAGATTTTGGTTTGTCTGGTCCTAATTTAAGAGCCAGTGGAGTTGCTTGGGATTTAAGAAAAGCACAACCTTATGAAATTTATAATACTTTAGATTTTGATATTCCTGTAGGTAACAAAGGAGACTCCTACGATAGATTCTTAGTAAGAGTTTTAGAAGTTGGGGAAAGTATAAAAATTATTCGTCAGTGTTTACAAAACATTGAAGCTGGTGCTATATTATCGGAAAATAATAAGATCACTCCACCATTAAGAGCAGATATGAAACTTTCTATGGAGTCTTTAATTCATCATTTTAAATTTTATTCACAAGGTTTTAGTGTACCTAAAGGGGAAACTTATTGTGCGGTAGAAACTCCTACAGGAGAGTTTGGAGTATACCTTGTTTCAAACGGAGGTAATAAACCTTATAGAGCTAAACTCCGTTCTAATGGCTTAGCACACTTACAAACTATAAAACATATTGGGGTGGGCTATCAATTAGGTGATTTACCATCAATTTTAGGTAGTTTAGATGTTATTTTTGGTGAAATTGATAGATAGAGAAAAATAATGAATATAAATAAGGCAGAATTTACATTTTCCCATGAAAATTTAACAAAAGCTGAAAAGATACTAGGTAAATACCCTGTAGAAAAAAGATTCAGTGCCATTATGCCTTTGCTAACATTAGCACAAAAACAAAATGGTGGTTTCTTAAATAAAGCATGTATAGATTACTTAGCAGATTACCTAAATGTAACTCCTATGGCATTTTACGAGGTAGCAAGCTTTTATTCTATGTATACTTTTCAACCTGTTGGTAAATACCATTTTCAATTTTGTAAATCAGTGGTATGCATGGTACAACACTCTGAAGATTTATACAATTATTGTAAAAAAATTACTAAAACAGAACACAATAACGTTTCAGCTGACGGATTATTTTCAGTTGCATATGTAGAGTGTTTAGGTGCTTGTGTAAACGCTGTAGCCATTAAAATAAACGATGAATTTTATGAAAATATTAATCAAAAAATTTTATTACAGTTGGTAGAATCTTTAAAAAAAGGTGAGCCACTTAATAAGATAAAT
Protein-coding sequences here:
- the nuoB gene encoding NADH-quinone oxidoreductase subunit B; the encoded protein is MKLANKDMQDDLLKQIPEVKNPNFLVGQIDYIVNLIRSNSIWPMTFGLACCAIEMMHAYTARYDLDRFGSMPRPSPRQSDVIIVAGTLTNKMAAAYRRVYDQMAEPRYVISMGSCANSGGYYHYSYSVVRGCDRVTPVDIYVPGCPPTPEALLYGLLQLQKKIRRTGKLWR
- the nqo5 gene encoding NADH-quinone oxidoreductase subunit C → MAVNMASYYIPSESQLEKLTKLAQHFNTTYNDVLIGESFINTDQLIIQIHKDNLLKFLEKLKITYGFQQLIDIIGVDYPAKVERFEVIYNLLNLSSNLRVMVKTFVGEQDYLESCSKLYTNSDWLEREIWDMFGIYFKNHKDLRRILTDFGFEGHPLRKDFPLVGFSEIYFDEINKNVAYKPVELDAEYRDYDYQNPWLKDIEVDTFKHLQEKDKVMKKLDD
- the nqo2 gene encoding NADH-quinone oxidoreductase subunit E produces the protein MNINKAEFTFSHENLTKAEKILGKYPVEKRFSAIMPLLTLAQKQNGGFLNKACIDYLADYLNVTPMAFYEVASFYSMYTFQPVGKYHFQFCKSVVCMVQHSEDLYNYCKKITKTEHNNVSADGLFSVAYVECLGACVNAVAIKINDEFYENINQKILLQLVESLKKGEPLNKINVVQKSAIFNKG
- the ndhC gene encoding NAD(P)H-quinone oxidoreductase subunit 3; this encodes MEFADIHNTSYLFEYVSVLLFIAVAFGIIILAVVSSFLIVPQKPYSNKLSPYECGMEAFEDARKQFDIRFYLIAVLFIIFDLEIIFMYPWALSFLQLSTYGFLSMIIFTGFLGISFVYEWKKGALQ
- the nuoD gene encoding NADH-quinone oxidoreductase subunit D, with amino-acid sequence MDSIKIKNTTLNFGPQHPSSHGVLRMVLELDGELVKRVEPHIGQLHRGTEKLMENKTYTQNIPFMDRLDYVAAFNYEHGLVLTVEKLLQLSIPKRAKYLRVLFLELNRIARHIFAIGAHAMDTGAMTPMVWGFESRDQIMEFFEATTGARMHVNYMRVGGVAVDVPAGLLEAIEKWTYKFEKDFADAINLVRDNRIFKQRTVDIGVITKEQALDFGLSGPNLRASGVAWDLRKAQPYEIYNTLDFDIPVGNKGDSYDRFLVRVLEVGESIKIIRQCLQNIEAGAILSENNKITPPLRADMKLSMESLIHHFKFYSQGFSVPKGETYCAVETPTGEFGVYLVSNGGNKPYRAKLRSNGLAHLQTIKHIGVGYQLGDLPSILGSLDVIFGEIDR